A genomic window from Blattabacterium cuenoti includes:
- a CDS encoding DUF3341 domain-containing protein: MNKIVFNIHALYENDDFMINSIKILQKKNINIYEVYSPFPIHNLHHILKLKKTNLSFLSFIYGLLGFLFSSILSWYIMIYDWPQNFGGKPSYSWIHNFPSFIPIIFELSIFFSAHFMCITYLFQSKLYPWAPSKNPDRRTTDNLFLIEIYIENNFEFLLKLLKKNGAIEVNIKKMVTNKLISKKLS, encoded by the coding sequence ATGAATAAAATCGTATTTAATATTCATGCTTTATATGAAAATGATGATTTTATGATAAATAGTATAAAAATTCTTCAGAAAAAAAATATCAATATATATGAAGTTTATTCTCCATTTCCAATTCATAATTTACATCATATATTGAAATTAAAAAAAACTAATTTATCTTTTTTATCTTTTATATATGGATTGTTAGGTTTTTTATTTTCTAGTATATTATCTTGGTATATAATGATTTATGATTGGCCACAAAATTTTGGAGGAAAACCTTCTTATTCTTGGATTCATAATTTTCCATCTTTTATTCCTATTATATTTGAATTATCAATTTTTTTTTCTGCACATTTTATGTGTATTACTTATCTTTTTCAAAGTAAATTATATCCATGGGCTCCTTCAAAAAATCCAGATAGAAGAACTACAGATAATTTATTTTTAATAGAAATTTATATAGAAAATAATTTTGAATTTTTATTAAAATTATTAAAAAAAAATGGAGCTATAGAAGTAAATATAAAAAAAATGGTTACCAATAAATTAATATCAAAAAAATTATCATGA
- a CDS encoding potassium channel family protein: MKIIIIGLGNFGRSLALNLTDNGHEVFGVDHKMEKVDLLKDHIANVVCMDANNESAYKILPIQQADLGIVAIGENEGSSIVTTAILKKYKHLRIISRSLSKIHDTILEAMGINNIIHPEKDAAFRLTKQISFNYALDYFRVDNKHSIAEVFSPYSFNEKKVKSLRLIQKYSVSLITVIRDFKNTIISSKKNYERKVIGLVTGDTILQKGDILTLFGSNKSIMNFVKIK; this comes from the coding sequence ATGAAAATTATTATTATTGGTTTAGGAAATTTTGGAAGATCTTTAGCTTTAAATTTAACAGATAATGGTCATGAAGTATTTGGTGTAGATCATAAAATGGAAAAAGTTGATTTATTAAAAGATCATATAGCTAATGTTGTATGTATGGATGCTAATAATGAATCTGCTTATAAAATATTACCTATTCAACAAGCTGATTTAGGGATTGTCGCCATTGGTGAAAATGAAGGATCATCTATAGTAACTACTGCTATTTTAAAAAAATATAAACATTTGAGAATTATTAGTCGATCTTTATCAAAAATACATGATACTATATTAGAAGCTATGGGAATTAATAATATTATTCATCCGGAAAAAGACGCAGCCTTTAGATTAACTAAACAAATATCTTTTAATTATGCTTTAGATTATTTTAGAGTAGATAATAAACATTCTATTGCAGAAGTTTTTTCTCCATATTCTTTTAATGAAAAAAAAGTAAAAAGTTTAAGATTGATACAAAAATATTCCGTTTCTTTAATAACTGTTATCAGAGATTTTAAAAATACTATTATATCTTCTAAAAAAAATTATGAAAGGAAAGTTATAGGATTAGTAACTGGAGATACTATTTTACAAAAGGGGGATATATTAACACTTTTTGGATCTAATAAATCTATTATGAATTTTGTAAAAATAAAATAA
- the nrfD gene encoding NrfD/PsrC family molybdoenzyme membrane anchor subunit, whose translation MGNNQKKPIRELLIIGNKTYQNITNDILNPIKNKAGNLWWIALFISLLAFIWGLFCIIYTIGTGIGVWGLNKTINWAWDITNFVWWVGIGHAGTLISAVLLLFRQKWRLSINRSAEAMTIFAVIQAGLFPIIHMGRPWNAHWVLPIPNQFGSLWPNFNSPLLWDVFAISTYFSVSTVFWFMGLIPDFAMIRDRVTDPIQKKIYGILSFGWGGTSKDWQRFEELSLILAGLCTPLVFSVHTIVSFDFSTSLIKGWHSTIFPPYFVAGAIFSGFAMVQTLLGVARKTLSLESYITRNHIEYMNIIILLTGGIVLLAYISEFILAWYSSNPFESYIYFSINASKGPFWWAFWILIICNILIPQFLWIKYIRRSFFWSYIIAIIINIGMWFERFDIIVLNLSHDYLPSSWTGFIPSFVDVGIFIGTIGFFFFLYLLYIRTFPVISQSEIKTILKDSKKIINFKKNSIMNQHHE comes from the coding sequence ATGGGCAATAACCAAAAAAAACCTATAAGAGAATTATTAATTATCGGAAATAAAACATATCAAAATATTACTAATGATATTTTAAATCCTATAAAAAATAAAGCAGGTAATTTATGGTGGATTGCTTTATTTATTTCTCTATTAGCTTTTATTTGGGGTTTATTTTGTATTATTTATACGATAGGAACAGGTATAGGAGTATGGGGATTAAATAAAACTATTAATTGGGCTTGGGATATTACTAATTTTGTTTGGTGGGTAGGAATTGGTCATGCCGGAACTTTAATTTCCGCTGTTTTATTATTATTTCGTCAAAAATGGCGTTTATCTATTAATAGATCCGCTGAAGCTATGACAATATTTGCGGTTATACAAGCTGGTTTATTTCCTATTATTCATATGGGAAGACCTTGGAATGCTCATTGGGTTTTACCTATTCCTAATCAATTTGGAAGTTTATGGCCTAATTTTAATTCCCCACTTTTATGGGATGTTTTTGCTATTAGTACTTATTTTTCTGTTTCTACTGTTTTTTGGTTTATGGGGTTAATTCCCGATTTTGCAATGATTAGAGATAGAGTGACAGATCCTATACAAAAAAAAATATACGGAATTCTTAGTTTTGGATGGGGGGGGACATCTAAAGATTGGCAAAGATTTGAAGAACTTTCTTTAATACTAGCTGGATTATGCACTCCATTAGTTTTTTCTGTCCATACAATTGTTTCTTTTGATTTTTCTACTTCTTTAATTAAAGGTTGGCATAGTACAATTTTTCCTCCTTATTTTGTCGCTGGAGCTATATTTTCAGGATTTGCTATGGTCCAAACTTTATTAGGAGTAGCTAGAAAAACTCTTTCTCTAGAAAGTTATATTACTAGAAATCATATTGAATATATGAACATCATTATTTTATTAACAGGAGGAATAGTCCTATTAGCTTATATATCTGAATTTATTCTTGCATGGTATTCTAGTAATCCTTTTGAAAGTTATATTTATTTTTCTATTAATGCATCTAAAGGTCCTTTTTGGTGGGCTTTTTGGATATTAATTATTTGTAATATTTTAATTCCACAATTTTTATGGATTAAATATATACGAAGAAGTTTTTTTTGGTCTTATATTATAGCTATTATTATTAATATTGGAATGTGGTTTGAAAGATTTGATATTATTGTTTTAAATCTTAGTCATGATTATCTTCCTTCTTCTTGGACGGGTTTTATTCCTTCTTTTGTAGATGTAGGAATATTTATAGGAACTATTGGTTTTTTTTTCTTTCTTTATTTATTATATATACGAACATTTCCAGTAATTTCTCAATCTGAAATAAAAACTATATTAAAAGATTCCAAAAAAATAATAAATTTTAAAAAAAATTCAATAATGAATCAACATCATGAATAA
- a CDS encoding c-type cytochrome — protein sequence MNNKYFLLMIFIIFIINSCWWDKSKPNIVYMPDMYYSDAYEPYSDPYPNYKKYKKIYIKPFLKHDTSSLVPVKGTISRNNFFYEKKYLNTNNIKKYYLLKSPLQKGEELKNIQNGQSLYKINCSICHGDNGDGQGILVKNEKILGIPNYKDRDLTIGSIYYVITYGKNNMSSYASQLNEIDRWKVAEYVMFLKKNK from the coding sequence ATGAATAATAAATATTTTTTACTTATGATATTTATTATTTTTATTATAAATTCTTGTTGGTGGGATAAATCCAAACCTAATATAGTTTACATGCCTGATATGTATTATTCAGATGCATATGAACCTTATTCAGATCCATATCCTAATTATAAAAAATATAAAAAAATTTATATAAAACCATTTTTAAAACATGATACTTCTTCTCTAGTTCCAGTAAAAGGAACTATTTCTAGAAATAATTTTTTTTATGAAAAAAAATATCTAAATACTAATAATATTAAAAAATATTATTTATTGAAATCTCCTTTACAAAAAGGAGAAGAATTAAAAAATATACAAAATGGTCAATCTCTTTATAAAATAAATTGTTCTATATGTCATGGAGATAATGGAGATGGACAAGGAATTTTAGTAAAAAATGAAAAAATATTAGGAATTCCTAATTATAAAGATAGAGATCTTACTATAGGAAGTATATATTATGTTATTACATATGGAAAAAATAATATGAGTTCTTATGCTTCTCAGTTAAATGAAATAGACAGATGGAAAGTAGCAGAATATGTAATGTTTCTAAAAAAAAATAAATAA